One region of Phragmites australis chromosome 18, lpPhrAust1.1, whole genome shotgun sequence genomic DNA includes:
- the LOC133898942 gene encoding disease resistance protein RPM1-like, translated as MEDTAVSLCKSVLDVVLGHAKSMVAEEVALQLGVQRDVAIIADEFEMMRYFLMTGDNNQDLGWVRQVRDLAYDVEDVLERLAAKADQLEKPSRWRIPRILCERRRATLEVKELLARVADVAFVSKRSLYSRLVKGSEADPATLAVAEQSEIFAAIAAIDEARHPTAAGLDKSKVNLLQLIDDGVEDLRVIVVWGTSFDLDKTSSVKEAYDLRVEKFDCRAWLKLASPFRQDELLRNLVSQLSAEKTGGTAEKYAFAELEEMATKFLSEKRFLIVIDGICSIVDWDWIKTYFPDKKNGSRIIVSTRQVEIASLCTERPYQVSELMQLASDQALYLFHYKAKPQADSDETISDLSTMAVAVESLVKREYDKSVIIKLIHGAHESNVCKVISLWGMGGIGKTTIVKRVYESQELASLFQNRAWITVARPFNLESSLRSIGRQLDGSNAGWDNEIGLREMMDAITGLLGRLQRCLIVLDDLTSKEEWDSIAKVLGKAAVVIVTTRDKNLASYCSRNGQYMYNIRILSEHDALELFLRKVFKKDEYFPLKSDLMEEAKLILKKCGGLPLAISVIGSFLSDKPKTIAEWRKLNDHISSELEDNEGLQTTQGLFSLNTILDRSYNNLPYHLKACFLYMAIFPEDYNIKRKRLIRLWVAEGYSREMQHMTAEEVGDKHFAELFDRSMILPATKVTHSTGKIYSCVLHDLVRQICISKSMEEELVFTLEEGCSSNTKSKVRQLAISNNWRRDKDVFDRILDLSRLRSLTVFGEWRSFFLSDSTKLLRVLDLEDASGLTDHHLNQICELLHLKYLSLRGCKSIFKMPDSLGNLRQLDTLDIRGTHIFKLPSTFNKLRKLQHLHASAWFKDEHKAGSSTSNELVTDSLKWHDKLNLSCGCNKNFYFLGRPASCVVQVPRGIGKLNAVRTLGYVRFAHGKGNASVKELKDLTQLRKLELHGVERTNSMNFWSAISGHQHLRSLSVNRDCVADELDCYLGGSLSPPKYLENLKLWGRLVRVMDWIYQLQYLSKLQLHRSGLNQDAIQAIGKLPNLAILRFWESSFLGEELKFEGGSFPSLIQLELRKLSVLTSVRFEDGAMPKLELLQAAGWSKLQEFSGLGYLRRIKEIQLGPEFSDDFKKNVQRQRTEHRNNFSLKLKSDQYTLLRDLESA; from the exons ATGGAGGATACGGCGGTGAGCCTGTGCAAGTCCGTGCTGGATGTAGTCCTTGGCCACGCCAAATCCATGGTCGCGGAGGAGGTCGCCCTGCAGCTGGGCGTCCAGCGCGATGTGGCCATCATCGCTGACGAGTTCGAGATGATGAGATACTTCCTGATGACCGGAGACAACAACCAAGATCTGGGCTGGGTGAGGCAGGTCCGCGACCTGGCGTACGACGTCGAGGACGTCCTCGAGCGTTTGGCCGCGAAGGCGGATCAGTTGGAGAAGCCGTCCCGGTGGCGCATCCCTCGCATCCTGTGCGAGCGGCGCAGGGCCACCCTTGAGGTGAAGGAGCTCTTGGCAAGGGTCGCGGACGTGGCGTTTGTTAGCAAGAGGAGCCTGTACAGCCGCCTCGTCAAGGGCTCCGAAGCTGACCCTGCCACTCTAGCCGTGGCAGAGCAGTCTGAGATCTTCGCCGCGATAGCCGCCATCGACGAAGCAAGGCATCCCACTGCTGCGGGGCTGGACAAATCCAAGGTGAACCTCCTCCAGCTGATCGACgacggggtggaggacctcagGGTGATCGTGGTGTGGGGAACAAGTTTCGATCTCGACAAGACGTCTTCCGTCAAGGAGGCCTATGATCTTCGTGTGGAAAAGTTTGACTGCCGGGCTTGGCTCAAATTGGCATCTCCCTTCCGTCAGGATGAACTTTTAAGGAACTTGGTAAGCCAGCTCTCCGCTGAGAAAACCGGAGGAACCGCAGAAAAATATGCCTTTGCGGAGTTGGAGGAAATGGCGACGAAATTTCTGAGTGAGAAAAGGTTCCTGATAGTCATCGATGGCATATGCTCCATAGTTGACTGGGACTGGATCAAAACCTACTTCCCCGACAAGAAGAACGGGAGTCGAATTATTGTATCCACGCGGCAAGTTGAAATTGCAAGTTTGTGCACGGAGCGACCTTACCAAGTTTCGGAGCTCATGCAGTTGGCATCTGATCAGGCTCTTTACCTGTTCCACTACAAG GCTAAGCCTCAAGCTGATTCTGACGAAACCATCTCCGACTTGAGTACAATGGCAGTTGCTGTTGAATCCCTCGTTAAGAGAGAATATGACAAATCCGTTATTATCAAATTAATTCATGGGGCACACGAGAGCAATGTCTGCAAGGTGATTTCGCTGTGGGGAATGGGAGGTATCGGAAAAACCACTATTGTCAAAAGAGTCTATGAAAGTCAAGAACTTGCTAGCTTGTTTCAGAATCGTGCTTGGATCACTGTAGCTCGTCCTTTCAATCTTGAGTCTTCCCTTAGGAGCATTGGACGGCAATTGGATGGATCAAATGCAGGTTGGGATAACGAAATTGGATTGAGGGAAATGATGGACGCGATTACTGGGCTTCTGGGGCGCCTGCAGAGGTGCCTTATTGTCCTTGATGACCTAACATCTAAAGAAGAGTGGGATTCGATTGCGAAAGTCCTGGGAAAGGCAGCGGTCGTCATAGTCACCACAAGGGACAAAAATCTGGCCAGTTATTGTTCGAGGAATGGTCAGTACATGTACAACATCCGAATACTGTCAGAACACGATGCATTGGAGCTCTTTTTAAGGAAG GTATTTAAGAAGGACGAATATTTTCCTTTAAAATCTGATTTGATGGAGGAAGCGAAACTTATCCTAAAGAAGTGTGGTGGACTTCCCCTTGCAATATCTGTAATTGGTAGCTTCCTCTCTGATAAGCCTAAAACCATCGCTGAATGGAGGAAGTTGAATGATCATATTAGCTCTGAATTGGAGGATAATGAAGGACTGCAGACGACTCAAGGCTTGTTTTCTCTAAATACCATCCTTGATAGGAGCTATAACAATTTGCCTTATCATCTCAAGGCTTGTTTTCTGTACATGGCCATTTTTCCGGAGGACTACAACATTAAGCGAAAACGCTTGATTAGGTTGTGGGTTGCAGAGGGTTACTCAAGGGAAATGCAGCACATGACTGCAGAGGAAGTTGGAGACAAGCACTTTGCTGAGCTGTTTGACAGGAGTATGATTCTACCAGCGACAAAGGTAACGCATAGCACTGGGAAAATTTATTCATGTGTGCTCCATGATCTTGTCCGTCAAATCTGCATCTCAAAGTCAATGGAGGAAGAACTTGTATTTACACTGGAGGAAGGGTGCAGTTCAAACACAAAAAGCAAAGTGCGTCAGCTTGCCATAAGCAACAACTGGAGAAGAGACAAGGATGTATTTGACAGAATTCTGGACTTATCTCGTCTACGGTCACTTACCGTGTTTGGGGAGTGGAGATCGTTTTTCCTTTCCGATAGCACGAAGCTTCTCCGAGTGCTTGACTTGGAAGATGCTTCAGGACTAACAGATCATCATCTTAATCAAATTTGCGAGCTCCTTCACCTGAAGTACCTTTCTCTACGAGGATGCAAGAGCATTTTCAAAATGCCTGACTCGTTGGGGAATTTAAGACAACTCGATACACTGGATATCAGAGGTACACATATATTCAAATTGCCGTCCACTTTTAAcaagcttcggaagctgcagcATCTTCATGCATCTGCTTGGTTTAAAGACGAACACAAGGCAGGGTCCTCCACATCTAATGAGCTTGTAACGGATAGTTTGAAGTGGCATGACAAGCTCAACCTATCCTGCGGCTGCAACAAGAATTTTTACTTTCTAGGTCGTCCTGCATCGTGTGTTGTCCAAGTTCCGAGAGGGATTGGGAAATTGAATGCAGTGCGCACATTGGGTTACGTCCGTTTTGCACATGGAAAGGGAAATGCAtctgtaaaagagctcaaagACCTTACTCAGCTGCGTAAGTTAGAATTACACGGTGTCGAGAGAACAAACAGTATGAATTTCTGGTCTGCCATTTCTGGCCACCAGCATTTGCGGTCTTTGTCAGTGAATAGGGACTGTGTGGCAGATGAGTTGGATTGTTATTTGGGTGGGAGCTTGTCACCACCAAAATACCTCGAGAACCTCAAGCTGTGGGGCCGTCTAGTCAGAGTAATGGACTGGATATACCAGCTTCAGTATCTATCAAAGTTGCAGCTACATCGCAGCGGACTGAACCAAGATGCAATACAAGCCATCGGGAAGCTACCAAATCTGGCGATCCTACGTTTTTGGGAATCTTCGTTTCTGGGGGAAGAGCTCAAATTCGAAGGGGGGTCATTCCCCAGTCTCATTCAGCTGGAGCTTCGTAAATTGTCTGTCCTTACATCTGTGAGGTTTGAAGATGGAGCAATGCCTAAACTCGAGCTGCTGCAAGCTGCCGGTTGGAGCAAACTACAGGAGTTCTCGGGGCTAGGGTATCTCAGGAGGATCAAGGAAATTCAGCTAGGTCCTGAGTTCAGTGATGACTTCAAGAAAAATGTACAGCGTCAGAGAACGGAGCATCGTAACAATTTCAGTTTGAAGCTGAAGTCAGACCAGTATACATTGCTTCGTGACTTGGAGTCAGCCTAA